Within Oreochromis niloticus isolate F11D_XX linkage group LG2, O_niloticus_UMD_NMBU, whole genome shotgun sequence, the genomic segment tgtttcctgttttactttgaaagtctgtgtcccatgtcagtgtattctgctttgcttcctttgtctcgttatgtcAGATTAGGCCCAGCTGTGCttccctcctgttttccatTCCCTCGTTATTCCctggtgtatttaagccctgtgtttccctctgtgtttTCAGCCATTTCCTAGTTACTGGTCCTGGTTTGTTTCCAGTTTCTAGTTTAATTTTGCATTTGAAGTGAGTTATTTACGGCGTTTAAAGGTTCCTATTAATAAAGTTGATATTCTTATTATTAGAttctactagagtagctttgcatgactcaTAATTAAAATTCATCCCTATTTGTCTTACACTGGACCTTAGTGCTGCCCCTCAGTTCATCCTACGTCTGAAATGAAAATTCGGAGGAACTGATTGGCTGATTGGTTGCCCCtctcaaaacagaaaagagcaggtgggtggggcttaaAATCTCCCTATTACACTCAAAATATGTTTCTTCACCCTTAATAAACATGACACAATCATTTTGAGTAAAATGCAACTAAAATAAAGTTGTCTCTTTTAGTTCACCCTTTCGTTTATGAGTCCTGCTGGGCTTGGCATTCCTGAACTGAGCCAGTGGTTTAGCCATTTTAAAGAAGAATAATTTACTCAGGAAACACTTGTCATTAGCAACTACAATAAGGAGATGGGAATCCCCATCTgattaaaaatgttcatttcaaCCACACGTGCAGTATTACTGCCTTTAACTGCTTTTTGAGCCAAACATATTTTAGAGAATTACTTTAAAGAggtgaaaataaaatagaatggAATTTCACttggaaaacaaaaagatttaaaacaaacaaactaacaaaaagGCGCCACTTCATGTTTCCTGTAATCACCGCGTGCTGAAGCATCGCCTTGTTGTGTTGACTGAATAGATACTCCAGCTCTGATTGCTCCGTTGGCATGCAGGCACCAaataaacagagagagaggagcagaaagGCAGTGCAGCGTGAGGGCTGTGTGAAGTCTACATACCGAAAACTGTGCGCGCTGGCACTGATTCTTTATTTATCCAGAAGGACACTTGGGAGAGGATTACTGTCATTATGCAGGGGATATACGTCTGAATCATGAAGTAGCCCATTTTACGTTTCAAGTGGAAGTAGACCGTCATGACCACATATTCACCTGGGGGATCAACAGAAATGAATTAGTTTCATTAACAAAGaatttgaagttgcaggctgacagatTTCATTAATGCAGCTCCAGACAGATGTCACATTTGATCTGGTTTTCTTCCTTCATTTCTACATTGTGTCCATTTGCACTCTGTAGCTTTCTGCTGCTAAAATCTTTTTTGGTGGGGTGTGGGGGACTTTCAGTATTTGTGTGAGCCAACTGGCTCTGAAATGTCTTAACGCATGATGTTTGAGGGTTTTATTTCACAAGACTGTGTGCTAGTCATGGTCCAGTAGCCCGACTGTCATGTCTGTGCAAGTgtcaaaactccatatcccccCAATATGCGACGCCCAAGTCTATCTTGTGGAAACACAGTGTAGACTTGGCAAATCTTCCAAGTATGATTCAATATGATGCGCTCAGACAGATGTGgatcttttcttttaataaaaaagCAGACTCTTTTGTAAAAGTGATAAATGAACAGCAGTGTTCGTCCCATTATTCCTCGAGCATTCACTGTAACTCGGTTGATAAAGCAGGACGGTGAAAGGATGAGCAAATCTCACCTGTGATGGATTTAATCGTTTCACTGGAGACCGTCTGGCCAATGAGATCATACTGAACGAGGCTGGAGGACTCTGGAGGGACCTCCACTGAATGCTCAGGCCCTTTGGTCCAAGTATAGATCATCTCCGTTTTAGGATAGGCATCTGTGGGCAGACAGCAAAGCCACGCCGACATGAGTCACTGACTGTAAGCTGTGAGCAGTGCAGCAGAAAAACATAAGATGCTCAGAAGAAAGCAGCTCTTTGTGTACTGTAAACTGTCCATATGTGTGCAGGATTTTACTTTGATATAATTGAAACATTATCATCACTGTAGATTTCTTCCTGTCACTATCCAGCTGCTGTTAGCACCTTTTCCCCATTACCacttttctcctgttttccttTGGATTGCCATTCTTCACACTGTTTGTATATGTGATAAATGCTACATCCTCTAGCACTTCTGCTTTTGCTTCTCAGATAATGGGGTTGCTATTCCTGGAACAAATTCTGCATATTGTTATGTAAAAGTGCATCAAACCAGAAACCATTAGGAACGAACTACACATTAGTTATTTTGTCTGTTGTCAACTGTTGTTGAAATTGCTGTTAAACTTAAAACGTCTGCATTTATTGGGCCGGTGCAACAATACAAGTTGTCATTTATTAGCCAGCTTTCACCCGGCTGTCATTTTCCCAGTGACCTGGCTGCTTACGGTTAAATTCATACGTTTTTGGAGGGattatgtataaaaatggctgtaattccaAACTAATGAATCCAGATATTTTGTTGGAACTTGAACTCAAAAATCCAAGATGCATTTgttgcagactttcagctttcaATTCCACTGTGTTgatgtacagaggcaaaattaATATTGTGTCATTATCCATAAACTTGTGGATCTAACTGTATGTAGCACTTTTTTACTCAGAGCGTTTTTATTACAAGCCTTTTATTCTCACAGATGCATGGGCAGGTTGGGAGTTTGTTATCGTGTTCAAAAGCACATCAGTATGCAGACTGGAAGAACTGGGAACTGAACCAACCTTCCCATTAAAAGACAACCTCTAGTTCGTTGGTTGGGATGGTGTAGTGAAACTAAGTtgaattaatatattttatatgcagCATGTATTATATTACCTGGTAATATTAATtgtcttgaggcaactgttgttgtgatttttgcgctatataaataacattgaattgaaacaaaacagtaataTATGAGGAGAATAAACAAGAGTTTACAGATGCTGCTGGGTTTATCTTTACTCACAGAAATTTAACTTAGACTTGGTTGCTGTTTTATTGATACATTATTGATCAGACATCATGAGGCGTGATTGAgaacctttattttattgcctaaataaaaaaaaaaaaagacaactaaCTCAAATTGATAATAACTGTTATCTCTATAATTGTTGCTTTGTCAGTTAATGGTTCAATGGTAACTTTATTGTCCCCAACGGGAAATTGCAGTATGTCCACacatgaaacaacacaaaaaacaaacaaacacacacacaaaagattaacgttaatgttaatgtttaaacatattatAATACACTAATAattgattaatataataaatattttttgattTAAGTAGAATATGTTATAGATAAGTAGATGAATTAAGTCGTGTCCAATATTCCTACATTTGAGGCTTTTAAAGGTTCCTATTAATAAAGTTGATATTCTTATTATTAGATTCTACtacagtagctttgcatgactcaTAATTAAAATTCATCCCTATTTGTCTTACACTGGGCCTTAGTGCTGCCCCTCAGTTCATCCTACATCTGAAATGAAAATTCAGAGGAACTGATTGGCTGATTGGTTGCCCCtctcaaaacagaaaagagcaggtgggtggggcttaaAATCTCCCTATTACACTCAAAATATGTTTCTTCACCCTTAATAAACATGACACAATCATTTTGAGTAAAATGCAACTGAAATATGCAAAGTGTATAACAAATGTATTAGATCACCATCCTGTGTGAGGTTTATGCCTCATCTGTGCTACAGTAACAGTAGTAAATTGGTAATTACCAAAGtaaatttttatgttttgcatGTACTGTTTtaggaaaaagcagaaaaaatggATTTTTACAGTTATTTGCTTGTATTTCTGAACAGAAAAACAGTGACTGAATGTTATGCTCGATTTATTTCTTCTCAGAGAAGTTCAGTCTGCCGGCTCAAATTTACATATAAAAATTTATAAGtttgttaaaaatgtatatttttgtttCAAACAGGTTTTATGACAGAAGGTGTAAAAATGTAGACAGTCCCCGTTAAATGAATACTGCAGCTAATTATTAATTTTTCTCTAAGAACTGGATTTccaaaaaaaccctaaacaaAAACAGACCAGAAGCCTCCCACCAAAAGCTTTTCACTAATAATTTTTGGTTCTACCAGATTGACTCATCGTCTCACCTCCACTCAAGCATTAATAATTCACTAATCTGCATAAAGAAAATGATTCCAGTGCAGGTTTTACAAATGATTTTGGTAATTGTGGACCACACCATGACATCAGAAcaaatgaaagtaaaaataTATGATAACAGTAAAACTCTGTCCAATTAGTAAAGACTCAAGCTGCCACTTTGTGTCTAATTAAagctgtaacagtcacacaTTATATTACAAGTTTGTTGCTTCccctctgttttattttgttttttgtgcatttttttcctccgCTGTATTCTCACTGGCGAGGTTGACCAGAGTGCGAATGCAAAACAAAATGCCAGTTGTCTTGGCCTGCCACTCCCTATGGGACTCCAAATCGGCAGGATACCAACTGTGCTGCCAAAATGAAATGACTCTGGTGTGTCATGGAGTGGAACGCAGTGCCTGTGCACACAAGTCCAGatggagaaacagaaaaaggagacggcgagaggagagagagggggagagatggaggaaaaatgaAGGCAGGGCAGACAGCGAGAAAATTAGCACGCAGGCACACATCAACGGGCACGCACGCACCGGCTATGGAAAATAGCTGCATAGGTCTGCGCTATCCTGAGGCAGAGGAAGGGATTCTGACCTTTCCCTCGCTTCAGGCCACATCAGATCCATGGTTGCTTCCTCCTGACTGGAGGCTAGCAGCAGCAGCGCAGGATGGTGAAAGGACGGGAGGAGGGGGGGATGACAATAACCGAGGAATGTGAATTTGTCCTCCGCAATGTCACCAGATTGGGTAATTGACAGCGGGTGTAGAGGCAAACTCgttgtcttttttcctctcctttctcttGCAGATGTAATCTTCAAATCGCTGCTGCTCTCTGATAAGACGCAGCTGCTCGTTTTTTGAGAAGCTCCTTTATTTGAGATAAGTCATTTCTGCTGACCAGTGGGCCCACTGTGAACACTGGTGCTGAGTTGGGCGTTCATTGTTCACAATGAAGAATGAAACATTTCATTATTAACTAATAGCATTCAGTCGTTTCCTGCTCAGCTCTTTAGCGCTCCTTTTCAGCACAGCATCCATTTCAGTACCAAGTGGCTTCATGAACTGAGCTAGGacaatattttctttgtctTACCCTTCCACTggtgttttctcttttgttacCCACTCTGCTTAGTTTAGATTCAGATTCAGTCTGAACGCTCTTATTTGGTTGTTTATAAAGTGCTCACTCTATCCTAACCGACTGCTACACAGCAACTGTACCGGCCGAGGAAGCATGGTGTCCTGAAATAGAATCACACTATTCGTCTTAGAATCCAGCTTTTTCTCTCAATAAAGTCACTTCAATTGTATTAGAGTGGATTACACCTGATTTACAAAataatcatccaggtaagctCACATCAGATCTCTGCTCTGCTGTGTATTACACGCTCATTACACTGCCACCTGTTTTAATGTACAAGTTTACCTGAGATACAAGAACCAGAAGTGGGTTATTTGCTTACACGTCTACTGTAACCTTGTATGTTTAACTCAATAAGTAATTTAACAAAATGGACGTAAGTATTTTACATTGCTGtgacattttcttcatttttgagTTGATGaaactgattactttttaatTAACTGGAAGTATTTTGATGGTTCACTTTCCATTTAAAAATGATCATTTCAGagtgctttttcttttgtgtacATCTGCCATAGTGTGCAGCTGTTTCTTGGTATTGCAATGTCCAAAGTGGGAGTGCTGGTGAAATTCCAGGATTTCAGCTTTAGATTAAAAATGTGAACTAAAATTTTATACACTCTGTCACACTGAATTACTCTGTGTCGAGTTGTTCAGGCTgcgttttgtttatttttatgttagaCTGTCAAACATGCAACAGAGTGAGAATACACAAGGACTGGACAATGATTGTGTTTAAATATCACTAACTGttgtatttcattttaaaaatcatacTTACATTACTCGCGTCTACCCAAAGTAACAGACTTACAATGCTACACTGCTATTACGTTATATTTTCACTGTGATAATGATTCTTTTATAAAAATCTTTTGACAAAACATTGAGGAAGAACAGAATTCAcattctgataaaactttgaGTCTGTCTCCTCATTCAAAGGCACTGCAGGAATATTAGAGGTTAACACTAATCTTACGTGCATGTTTGGATCACTTTGTCCTGTCAGACCAAATCAGCAGCGCTTTCCTGATTTTTCTCTTGTAGCACAGACAGAACATTGAAAGGAAGCTCACTAAAATGCTACCATTTATTTCCTCTCATGATGTAGcgatataaaaagaaaataaatcatcGTGTCTTTCTCCTCATCTCAGCTTCTGTCTTTTtagtatatatataaataattccaataatattaacaataaatCCTACAGGATGGATAAAATCCTGACTTTGTACATATCTACACTAAACTGTTAACTTCTGGTGTTGTAAGTGTTGTTCATCTATTTGCaaatttttgcatgttttcaaTAAGtttacatttgaaaaataaatacttttttatatttcttattGTTACTTTTACTTCTACttctatttactttttttaaactatataTGTTGCAGTTGTAACAAAGCAACTGTGCAAACTGTGTGTCTATAAAGTTTTCTGATGCTGATGTCACCAACtcacacacaaagaacttacAGCTGCCAAACTTGAGGGGGCATGCGTGTGCATCCATGGGGAAGTCCACGAGCTTCATGGGACACTCGGCGCTAATCGTCAGCCTGTTGCAGAACAGAGGAGAAGCGTTTGATTTAGGACCAAACACATGGCAATAAGGACTAAGAGGTACACCAAAAACCACTGCCTACATGGTTCTATTTGTTCAggtattttaaaacaaacaaaggtgGTTTTTCGATTGTTGCTATGCAATCATTGATTCTGCTGATCTTCGTATAAAAAAGGCCAATTACTATCAAACACTCAACTGCTCTTCTGAATGAATGTGAAAGTTTGGCATGTGCACTGCCTCCACACAGCTCTCTACTGTGTACACAGCGAGAGCGGGTTTTTGATTTCACAGGAAATCTCTTTCATTGCTTTATAACAAACAAAGTCTGTCATCCCTCCTATCCCATTTTAATGagcaaaaaacactaaaaagagaaaacaaatacaTGAAGTGTAACTAACACAAGCAGGCTTTTTATATGGATGCAAAAATTAGAGCTGGCTGCAATCTGTGGATTGGCATATTACTCGAGTTAATATAAGTACCTCATGGTGTAGAGGATGGTGCCGTTCTTCATGATGCGGAACAGCCTGTTGGGCGCCGTCATGTTGTGAGCGACGGACCTCTTGCCGTTCCTGAAGAAGGTGTCCGGTGTCCACACCTTTGTTACCATCAGGTTGTTCAGCCTGAGAATCTCTATCGGGCCCTCGTACATCAACCTCCGGTCAACCCACATCTGGCGAAAAAATACGTCCATCGTGTATTCCTAAGACGGGAAAAAAGGACCAAAAAcaattgctttgttttttcatcaAAGCTTAAAGCAGGCTTGGTTGAGTGGCTCTTTCCAAGCTTTAGAGCAAGATAGTCATTATCTTCAAGTACTGATCTCTGTGTCTTCTGTAGTTTGAAACCCAATTTagaataaacaaaaagaaagtcaTAAACAAACATGAGATAGGATAGGTACCATTTCAACGTCTGAGACAGGCCCAAAACTTGTCACATAAATGTCAGTCTTGACCTCAGTCACAGGACCTGTTGAGATAATTAAACAGACAAGTGTCACATTTAATGACTGTTTACTGGTGTAAATCCTTCAGTGTCATAAAAAGACAGGAGTCGTATTCATACTTGTTTAGCCAATCTAAAAGCCTTGCAGTAACTTATCTCTTCCAGAGCTGTAGTGCCTTTGTTCCTCTTTCCATTCTGTTCACTTTAAAGAGAAGCTACGGTACGCCTGCATGTCTGAACATCTCTGCTGACAGGCTGCTTTACACGGTCAACCAGCAGTGAAGCATCTCTTTGAGAAATATGGCCACAGAAACCCAGAACTGTACTTTTAGAACTTGAACTGTGCATTAGGACGTTTGTGCGCTGACATACACACAATTATGTAACCACACTCACTCAAACGTGCCAGCTCAGAGGCCCGTCTTCAGTGGGCACAACTACCAGGCTTGTGCACAGTTCAGCAGCGCTCATGTTGTAATACACTAAACCACAAAGCAGCATGTTGCGTATGCAAATCACATAAAACATTGTAGAGAAAAAGGTCATTAAAATGTTGCCATAATGTTCCCATGAAAACATGTCATGCATACCCTCAGCTTTCTACTTCCCCCATGCTGTTAAAGAGTTTCAGTAAGGCGTTCATGCTCATTTGACAGTCTTAACCCTGCAACGCCGAGTGCATCATATTTGATAGATGAGTTTTAGAGACCTGtcatttttccccccaaaaaacaactgCATAGAAATGCAATTCTGATACAAATTACTGGGCTGAGCTGTGTACTAAGGTTGGTGCTTCGACCCCTGGCTTCTTCAGTCTTGGGCAGTTTCTACATGGGCAAGAAACTGAACCTCAAGTTGCTCTCTGAGTGTTCACTGgtaaatggttactggactggttcttgtatagcacttttctactctacctgagcacttaaagcactttatacaacttgcctcactCATTCACACCCCAGCACATACCAgcactgttttttcttttcttaagtGCTTTTCGTCTAACATTCATAGACAGACTCTATTGGATGTTAGACAAAAAGCGCAACTTGGGGGTTAGCATCTTTCCCATGAAGAtcggagcagccagggattgaaccaccaaccttccgattattAGATGACCTCATTAGAGTCTGAATGTGTAtggttattaaaaagaaaacactttgtcatagaaaaaaaaaggtgctggcatgaatgggtgtgaatgggttaatgaggcatgttgtgtaAAGTGCTCTGAGTGCTCAAGTAGCCGTCCATTTAACATAAAATTTCTcaagcttcaataaacactccaGTTCCAAAAACCTGgaattttctggcaattatttcatggttcagacTATAGACTGTTAGGCTGTGCAAATAAAAGtgcacatttatttaattatggCATGTTTGAGGGTCATTTTATggcttttttcttaaaaacgtgttcttcctccccaccatcaccaagtgcttgttcaCAGATCGTTGACATTCTCTCTCCGCCCCTGCAGGAGCTTTACTTTACAGTATCAAGTGCCTTGAGATGACTGCAGCTGTGAACTATATAAATAGAATACACCAAAATTGAAATCTTTAGCCTCCCTCAGCAAGTGGATTGTTCCCTCTGCTCATTTAGAGCGCTTCAGGGGTGTAGTATGATTACTATGGGTGAAACTGACTTGATTTAAACCACACTAATGGGGTGTTTTGTTGCTCAGCAGTGAGTTTGCAGCTATCTTTAGAGTGCATTTTGCGTTCTCttacattaaaaagtccaaTAACAAGCGATGCTCCCTCTTTAGTGGTTTAAAGATGTCACCGGATGCTTTCATTGCTCGATAATGTGGTTAGAGCTACGTGAtatggcatttttttttaaaagtaacataAATTATAGAAGAAATACAATGTCACCTGGTGGTTTGAAGATTCGGGATATTTCAGAGTTGTCACATAGCTGATATGACTACTTTTATTGCGGAAAATTCTTAATAGTGCGCAAAAATAGTGCGCATTTTCTAAAATACCTCCGAATCCAGGTCGCAGCCTGTTGTCATAGCCGTCCAGAAGTCGGTCCAaaatgcgagtgaaattctccGGGTAGATCCTTTCATCCTTTCTTGTCTGCGCAGAGATTTTCTTCATactatgaagaagaagaagaaaatcggGATACTTGTAAGTTGAGGGCTGAAAACACGGCGGCAGGTTTCAGCACCGCGGACAGAGACTCACCAAGTcagcaaacagaaaaagtaGAAGAGGGTTCGAGTAAACGCGGGGCGCATCGCTGTCACCATCTCCTTCTTCTTGGCAGAAACCATCCTTGCATGCCATACTTCAAGCCTCTTCACAtctcaccaccaccagcagcagcagcagcagcagcaccactaCCAGCGGCAGCAGCTGCCTGTGTCccggggtaaaaaaaaaaaaaaaaaaaaaaaaaagggaaagaggAGCACTACGCAGGGAGCGACACAGGGCAGAGCGGCGCAGAGAGGAAGAGGGAAGTTGAGAACCTTTTTCCTCCCGCTCCTGCAGTCTCTCCTCCAGGCGCGCAACacaaactcacacatgcacgcgCGCACACCTTCACCCCGAGCCCTGGTCACCTCTGGTCCGGATCtaagctgctctgctgctgctcagcaCCCAGGCACACAAACAGTCCTtcccctctctccttctcttcttcACCCTGTTTGCTTCAGTGTCTcacttctttctctccctcctctcccgctttctctctctctctctctctctctctctctctctcactcacacacacacacacacacacacacacctcctttGGTCAGGACACAGATTAGACGTGCGCTGCTTTGAAAAAGCTTAAGCTCACAAGAGTCACATCTCTGACTTCACCCTGCTGTCAAAACTGGAGAAGCAGGAATCAGAGGCTTTCTCCATCTCCTCAAAGCCCATCTCAGCCCCTCCGCCTCCACCCATCAACATCTTTTTGCATTCAGTTTCCAgctctaagaaaaaaaatgtactttttttagTCACCAAATCTCCAACAAATGCAGGTCTTCTCACTTTGACCTCAGCATCACTGCTCTGTGACAGCGTCACACGCAGCCTATAGCCTACATGTTGAACTAGTTTCAGGAATGCAATGGTGAGCGCCTGTATTAAGATTCAAATGGGTCAGTCTTGTCGCAATAcgcaatcacacacacacacacacacaaaggcacaCAGGTACTGTAGAGGAACTGGGACAAGCCACATGCTGCTTCACAGATTTCTCTGCACCTGGGACAAGCACAAGACCTTCACTTGTGAGTGTGGTGTGTAaactgagagtgtgtgtgtgtgtgtgtgtgtgtgtgtgtgtgtgtgtgtgtgtgtgtggatctgAAGGTGAAGTGCGGGTAAATCTCAGGATAAACAAGATGTCTGGGTTCCACCACACTGGCTTTCCTGATTAGTTTTGaagtgaacacacacacgcacacatgcacattttacttttttttattttagctgaAACAGAAGCCACTTAGTGCAAAGGAAAGCTGAAAAAGCATCATGTAGATATATTACATGCAGGCTGAAGTCATGCAGTCTTATACCGCAGCTCCCAATCCCCTGCACAGCCGCCCACCCCAGCCCTCCCACAATACACTAAAGCAAGGCGGCTCTGTGGGGGATGAGTAATACGTGTGTTCTTTGTGGGGCCCGGCTTTCGtccagcatgtgtgtgtgttttccttctttcttttcagacattttattgcagttttctctttaaatgGAAGCACTTTAGACAtagggtaaaaaaaagaagttgtaACAATATTCATTCAGCAGCAGTCAAATGCCTCAAAATATTAGATGTAGAGTTGTAGGAAAAGTCAAGTTTGCCTTATTATGCAATGATGACCTTTTCCTGTGAGTCTGGGCAGTGTTTAAATTACTGTGCCTGGTGCATCATTGTGTTAACATTTGTGCCCttaacgcacacacacacacaccctaagAAAATTGCTAGAGGTCTCTAATTTAGTTTTGGTTATTGGACTCTCCTGTgggttgtgtgttttgtgcacGTGTGTTTGCCTCGGAAACTGTTTGTCCTGTGATTCCTTGAAACTGTTTCTTCTACTTTGTAAGCTATATACCCTGCAGCAGCAAAAAAACTGTGATGATAACCCAGTTTTTTATCAGTGTgagcgcatgtgtgtgtgtgaaggaggaAGGTAGAGGAGGAGCGATGTGGCTCTGATTGttggtcagtgtgtgtgtgttgaaagcGGGCTGAGGGGCATGCCAACAGAGGGTCATTACATTACCTCCTGTAGGAGCTGTGCAGGGCCTGCTGGCAGCCATCAGAGAGTCCCgatgacacatacacacacacacacacacacacacacacacacacacacacacacacctacagctgctgcagcaggGCTTGTTAACTCAAGCTCAGCACATGTGAAAGACTGCTGTCTTCACTGTGTTTCACTTAATCTGCCAGAGTGGTGAGATCATACAGTAATTCTTTGCTCTGTCCTACACTGGAAAGTAAACATTTACTTACTTAGCACGTCGCTGTTGCACTCTATCAGCATGTAAAGCACCACAAAATATCACTTTCAGTCCATAAGAACTTATATGGCCATTATTCCTCATATCTTTTATGCAATCGTACTGCATTACAGAGAACATGATTGGTTAGACTGTAATTATCTTGTTTCTTCTCCTtgatttgctttcttttt encodes:
- the gabra4 gene encoding gamma-aminobutyric acid receptor subunit alpha-4; translation: MVSAKKKEMVTAMRPAFTRTLFYFFCLLTCMKKISAQTRKDERIYPENFTRILDRLLDGYDNRLRPGFGGPVTEVKTDIYVTSFGPVSDVEMEYTMDVFFRQMWVDRRLMYEGPIEILRLNNLMVTKVWTPDTFFRNGKRSVAHNMTAPNRLFRIMKNGTILYTMRLTISAECPMKLVDFPMDAHACPLKFGSYAYPKTEMIYTWTKGPEHSVEVPPESSSLVQYDLIGQTVSSETIKSITGEYVVMTVYFHLKRKMGYFMIQTYIPCIMTVILSQVSFWINKESVPARTVFGITTVLTMTTLSISARHSLPKVSYATAMDWFIAVCFAFVFSALIEFAAVNYFTNAQIERAKKKPAKCPPGPQSTPVKVKDAEEVLQQNPDTNGNLRKRMNYISHQESSSQQRAHSTTNIAGVGRGRPLRPLAGGANGSSSTLSRSSPKSESLLSVASSSAQLVKSTPQAAASTPDVMAGTPCKQNASTSSLQHLLGPKLERIQMMGNKLEPKQTPCSQPTTAGMGGTSKIDKYARILFPVSFGAFNMVYWVVYLSKDTMVAKGG